The Pseudomonas allokribbensis genome has a window encoding:
- a CDS encoding transglycosylase SLT domain-containing protein gives MRSRLFSVLSCLLLTAAAAQSAQAVDLSTQRQYYDEAKRALAKGDTGPYFRYSQALADYPLEPYLAYDELTARLKTASNAEIEKFLAEHGDLPQANWMKLRWLRWLADRGEWATFVKYYDPKLNFTELDCLNAQYQISSGRKAEGYANADKLWLTGKSQPAACDALFGIWAADGQLTEQKRWERTKLAAQTRNYPLANSLVNGLTTLAPRGRLLVDVAQKPELLNQPSRFTPADEPMSDIVSLGLRRLARQDPDKAMDLLDGYASSMHFSRDEKVAIAREIGLTLARRFDSRALDVMTKYDPELRDNTVSEWRLRLLLRLARWDDAYQLTRRLPQDLATTNRWRYWQARSLELAQPQNPEAQTLYKSLARERDFYGFLAADRSQLPYSLVNKPLVLSQATINKVRNTPGVRRALEFHARGQIVDGRREWYHVSRHFNRDEMVAQAKLAYDLKWYFPAIRTISQAQYWDDLDIRFPMAHRDTLVREAKVRGLHSSWVFAITRQESAFMDDARSGVGASGLMQLMPGTAKETARKFSIPLASPQQVLDPDKNIQLGAAYLSQVHSQFNGNRVLASAAYNAGPGRVRQWLRGADHLSFDVWVESIPFDETRQYVQNVLSYSVIYGQKLNSPQPLVDWHERYFDDQ, from the coding sequence ATGCGCAGTCGCCTTTTCAGTGTTTTGTCCTGTTTGCTACTCACCGCCGCTGCTGCCCAATCCGCCCAGGCGGTGGACCTGTCCACCCAGCGCCAGTATTACGATGAGGCCAAACGCGCCCTGGCCAAGGGCGACACCGGCCCGTACTTCCGTTACAGCCAGGCCCTCGCCGATTATCCGCTGGAGCCATACCTGGCCTACGACGAGCTGACCGCCCGGCTGAAGACCGCCAGCAACGCGGAAATCGAAAAATTCCTCGCCGAACACGGTGACCTGCCCCAGGCCAACTGGATGAAGCTGCGCTGGTTGCGCTGGCTGGCCGACCGTGGCGAATGGGCGACCTTCGTCAAGTATTACGACCCGAAACTCAACTTCACCGAGCTGGACTGCCTGAACGCGCAGTACCAGATCAGCAGTGGCCGCAAGGCCGAGGGTTATGCCAACGCCGACAAGCTTTGGCTGACCGGCAAATCCCAACCGGCGGCGTGTGATGCGCTGTTCGGGATCTGGGCCGCCGACGGTCAGTTGACCGAGCAAAAACGCTGGGAACGCACCAAGCTCGCCGCTCAGACACGCAACTATCCGCTGGCCAACAGCCTGGTCAACGGCCTGACCACCCTCGCCCCACGCGGGCGTCTGCTGGTGGATGTCGCGCAGAAACCGGAACTGCTCAACCAGCCATCGCGCTTCACCCCGGCCGACGAGCCGATGTCGGACATCGTCAGCCTCGGCCTGCGCCGTCTGGCGCGTCAGGATCCGGACAAGGCCATGGACCTGCTCGACGGCTACGCCAGCAGCATGCATTTCTCCCGGGATGAAAAAGTCGCGATCGCCCGGGAAATCGGCCTGACCCTCGCCCGTCGTTTCGACAGCCGTGCGCTGGACGTGATGACCAAATATGACCCGGAACTGCGCGACAACACTGTTTCCGAATGGCGCCTGCGCCTGTTGCTGCGTCTGGCGCGCTGGGACGACGCCTATCAGTTGACCCGCCGCCTGCCGCAGGATCTGGCCACCACCAACCGCTGGCGTTACTGGCAGGCCCGCAGCCTGGAACTGGCGCAACCGCAGAACCCGGAAGCGCAGACGCTGTACAAGAGCCTCGCACGGGAACGGGATTTCTACGGTTTCCTTGCCGCCGATCGCTCGCAGCTGCCTTATTCGCTGGTCAACAAACCGCTGGTACTCAGCCAGGCCACCATCAACAAGGTGCGCAACACGCCCGGCGTACGTCGCGCGCTGGAATTCCACGCCCGCGGGCAGATCGTCGACGGGCGTCGCGAGTGGTACCACGTCAGCCGTCACTTCAACCGCGATGAAATGGTCGCCCAGGCCAAACTGGCCTACGACCTGAAGTGGTACTTCCCGGCGATCCGCACCATCAGCCAGGCGCAATACTGGGACGACCTGGACATCCGCTTCCCGATGGCCCACCGAGACACCCTGGTGCGTGAAGCCAAGGTGCGCGGCCTGCATTCGAGCTGGGTGTTCGCCATCACCCGTCAGGAAAGCGCCTTCATGGACGACGCCCGCTCCGGTGTCGGCGCCAGCGGCCTGATGCAACTGATGCCCGGTACCGCCAAGGAAACCGCGCGCAAGTTCAGCATCCCTCTGGCCTCGCCACAGCAAGTGCTTGATCCGGACAAGAACATCCAGCTCGGCGCCGCCTATCTGAGCCAGGTGCACAGCCAGTTCAACGGCAACCGCGTGCTCGCCTCCGCCGCCTACAACGCCGGCCCCGGCCGCGTACGCCAGTGGCTGCGTGGCGCCGATCACCTGAGCTTCGACGTGTGGGTAGAAAGCATCCCGTTCGACGAAACCCGTCAGTACGTGCAGAACGTGCTGTCCTACTCGGTGATCTACGGCCAGAAACTCAACTCGCCGCAACCGCTGGTGGACTGGCATGAGCGGTACTTTGACGATCAGTGA
- a CDS encoding ABC transporter transmembrane domain-containing protein has product MIPMLSSRHRRALRLTSHFLQPYRWQAFGALLALIVTAGITLSMGQGIKLLVDQGFMTQSPHLLNQSIGLFMLLVLGLAVGTFARFYLVSWIGERVVADIRRQVFNHLVYLHPGFYEDNRSSEIQSRLTADTTLLQSVIGSSLSLFLRNLLMVIGGVVLLFITNPKLTSIVVIALPLVIAPILIFGRRVRNLSRLSQDRIADIGSYVSETLGQIKTVQAYNHQVQDEQRFASTVEQAFETARKRIFQRAWLITLVIVLVLGAVAVMLWVGGMDVIAGRISAGELAAFVFYSLIVGSAFGTLSEVIGELQRAAGAAERIAELLRSENIIQPPKAGLVTLSERVKGELALQDVRFSYPSRPESFAVDGLSLTVNAGETLALVGPSGAGKSTVYDLLLRFYDPREGRILIDGVPLTSLDPLDLRRCFALVSQTPALFFGSVEENIRYGCPTATLEQVQEAAKIAHAHDFIEQMPDGYQTHLGDGGLGLSGGQRQRLAIARALLVDAPILLLDEATSALDAQSEHLIQQALPSLMQNRTTLVIAHRLATVKNADRIAVMDQGRLVAIGTHQELIASNPLYARLAALQFSDGHLASTDQVTD; this is encoded by the coding sequence ATGATCCCGATGCTTTCCTCGCGCCACCGCCGGGCCCTGCGCCTGACCAGTCATTTTCTTCAGCCTTATCGCTGGCAGGCCTTCGGCGCACTGCTCGCGCTGATCGTCACGGCCGGCATTACGTTGTCGATGGGGCAGGGCATCAAACTGCTGGTCGACCAAGGCTTCATGACTCAGTCGCCGCACCTGCTCAACCAGTCCATTGGTCTGTTCATGCTGCTGGTGTTGGGGCTCGCGGTCGGCACCTTTGCCCGGTTTTATCTGGTGTCATGGATCGGTGAACGGGTGGTGGCTGACATTCGCCGGCAGGTGTTCAACCATCTGGTGTACCTGCATCCCGGGTTCTACGAGGACAACCGCAGTTCGGAAATCCAGTCACGCCTGACCGCTGACACGACATTGCTGCAATCGGTGATCGGCTCGTCGCTGTCGCTGTTCCTGCGTAATTTGCTGATGGTCATTGGCGGTGTGGTGCTGCTGTTCATCACCAACCCCAAACTCACCAGCATCGTGGTGATCGCGCTGCCATTGGTGATTGCGCCGATCCTGATATTCGGGCGCCGCGTGCGTAATCTTTCGCGGCTGAGTCAGGACCGGATCGCCGACATTGGCAGCTATGTCTCGGAAACCCTCGGCCAGATCAAAACGGTGCAGGCCTACAACCATCAGGTGCAGGACGAACAACGTTTCGCCAGCACCGTCGAGCAAGCGTTCGAAACGGCGCGCAAACGGATTTTCCAGCGGGCCTGGCTGATTACGCTGGTGATCGTGCTGGTGCTCGGTGCCGTCGCGGTGATGTTGTGGGTCGGCGGCATGGACGTGATTGCCGGGCGAATTTCAGCCGGTGAGCTGGCGGCGTTCGTGTTCTACAGCCTGATCGTCGGCAGTGCGTTTGGTACGTTGAGCGAAGTGATCGGCGAATTGCAGCGGGCAGCGGGCGCTGCCGAGCGTATTGCCGAATTGTTGCGTTCGGAGAACATTATCCAACCGCCGAAAGCCGGACTGGTGACCTTGTCGGAGCGGGTTAAAGGCGAACTGGCGTTGCAGGACGTGCGCTTTTCCTACCCTTCGCGTCCGGAAAGCTTTGCCGTTGACGGCTTGAGTCTGACGGTCAACGCGGGCGAAACCCTCGCGCTGGTCGGGCCGTCCGGCGCGGGCAAGTCCACGGTGTATGACTTGCTGCTGCGCTTCTACGATCCGCGCGAGGGCCGGATTCTGATTGATGGCGTGCCACTGACGAGCCTTGATCCTTTGGATTTGCGCCGCTGTTTCGCACTGGTTTCGCAGACCCCGGCGCTGTTCTTCGGCAGCGTCGAAGAAAACATTCGCTACGGTTGCCCGACCGCCACCCTGGAACAAGTGCAGGAGGCGGCAAAAATCGCCCACGCCCACGACTTCATCGAACAAATGCCCGACGGCTACCAGACCCATCTGGGCGACGGCGGTCTCGGTCTGTCAGGCGGCCAACGCCAGCGCCTGGCTATCGCCCGGGCGCTGCTGGTCGACGCGCCGATCCTGCTGCTGGACGAAGCCACCAGCGCCCTCGATGCCCAGAGCGAACACCTGATCCAGCAAGCCCTGCCGAGCCTGATGCAAAACCGCACCACCCTGGTGATCGCCCACCGCCTGGCCACGGTGAAAAACGCCGACCGGATTGCCGTGATGGACCAGGGCAGGCTTGTGGCGATTGGTACGCATCAGGAGCTGATCGCCAGTAATCCGCTGTATGCGCGGTTGGCAGCGTTGCAGTTCAGTGATGGGCATCTGGCTTCGACCGACCAAGTAACCGACTAA
- a CDS encoding PA1571 family protein, with protein sequence MSLQHSSDDKIQVIRTKPGQPLGCSIIDKDGREVPITEDMIQNACRELEKRLVKPAEQK encoded by the coding sequence ATGTCCTTGCAACACAGCAGCGATGACAAGATTCAAGTGATCCGCACCAAGCCCGGCCAACCTCTGGGTTGCTCGATTATCGATAAGGATGGGCGCGAAGTGCCAATCACTGAAGACATGATCCAGAACGCCTGCCGCGAACTGGAGAAGCGATTGGTCAAGCCTGCCGAACAAAAGTGA
- the pdxB gene encoding 4-phosphoerythronate dehydrogenase PdxB, with protein sequence MLIVADENIPLLDAFFAGFGEIRRVPGRSIDRATVEQADVLLVRSVTNVNRALLEGSKVRFVGTCTIGTDHLDLEYFNEAGITWSSAPGCNARGVVDYVLGSLMTLAEIEGVDLSERTYGVIGAGEVGGRLIKVLKGLGWNVKVCDPPRQAAEGGDYVSLEQIIAQCDVISLHTPLTRSGEGATWHLFDEQRLQQLKPGAWLINAARGPVVDNAALREVLLEREDLQAVLDVWEAEPEVDVALAELCVLATPHIAGYSLDGKQRGTAQIYQAYCDFIGQPASIQLSDLLPAPWLSEVSLHADSDPAWALAMLCRGVYDPRRDDADFRRTLLGSVGEQRAAFDVLRKQYPVRREIEGLKVRIEGHSPALQQIVTALGAVAV encoded by the coding sequence ATGCTGATTGTTGCCGACGAAAATATCCCGCTGCTCGATGCCTTTTTTGCCGGTTTCGGCGAGATCCGCCGGGTGCCGGGCCGTTCCATTGACCGGGCCACGGTCGAACAGGCCGACGTGCTGCTGGTGCGCTCGGTAACTAACGTCAATCGTGCGTTGCTCGAAGGCAGCAAGGTGCGGTTTGTCGGCACCTGCACCATCGGCACCGATCATCTGGATCTCGAATACTTCAATGAGGCCGGCATTACCTGGTCCAGTGCGCCCGGCTGCAATGCCCGGGGCGTGGTGGATTACGTGCTCGGCAGCCTGATGACCCTGGCCGAAATCGAAGGCGTCGATTTGAGTGAGCGCACTTATGGCGTGATCGGCGCCGGTGAAGTGGGCGGTCGCTTGATCAAGGTGCTCAAAGGGCTGGGCTGGAACGTGAAAGTCTGCGATCCGCCGCGTCAGGCAGCCGAGGGCGGTGACTATGTCAGCCTGGAGCAGATCATTGCGCAGTGCGACGTGATCAGCCTGCACACCCCGCTGACCCGCAGCGGTGAAGGCGCGACCTGGCACCTGTTCGACGAGCAACGTTTGCAGCAACTCAAGCCGGGCGCCTGGCTGATCAACGCCGCCCGTGGCCCGGTGGTGGATAACGCCGCGTTGCGCGAAGTGCTGCTGGAGCGTGAAGACCTGCAGGCGGTGCTCGATGTCTGGGAAGCAGAGCCGGAAGTCGATGTCGCGTTGGCCGAACTCTGCGTGCTGGCGACCCCACATATCGCCGGTTACAGCCTCGATGGCAAGCAACGCGGCACGGCGCAGATCTATCAGGCTTACTGCGATTTCATCGGGCAGCCGGCCAGCATTCAGCTCAGCGATCTGTTGCCGGCACCGTGGTTGTCGGAAGTTTCCCTGCATGCCGACAGCGATCCGGCCTGGGCGCTGGCGATGTTGTGCCGTGGTGTGTACGACCCGCGCCGGGACGATGCGGATTTCCGCCGCACCCTGTTGGGTAGCGTCGGTGAGCAACGTGCCGCGTTTGATGTGTTGCGCAAACAGTATCCGGTGCGCCGCGAGATCGAAGGGCTGAAAGTGCGGATCGAGGGGCATTCCCCGGCGTTGCAGCAGATCGTGACGGCGCTGGGCGCTGTGGCCGTTTAA
- a CDS encoding MATE family efflux transporter — protein sequence MNSVTERPDAVSLNRPARVRLELKNLLGLALPIMIAQLATTAMGFVDAVMAGRVGPKDLAAVALGNSIWVPVFLLMTGTLLATTPKVAQRFGAGTHSEIGPIVRQALWLALVVGLMATGMLFSAEPILHLMKVDPELIGPCMQYLHGIASGLPAVAFYHVLRCTSDGLGRTRPAMVLGLCGLALNIPLNYVFIYGHFGVPAMGGVGCGWATAIVMWVMALGLAGYERWAPAYKSSELFSRFDWPQWAVIKRLLAIGLPIGVAVFAESSIFAVIALLIGSLGATVVAGHQIALNVSSLVFMIPYSLGMAVTVRVGQALGREEPREARFAAGVGMGTALAYACLSASMMLLMREHIAAIYTSDPMVIHIAAMLIVYSALFQFSDAIQVTAAGALRGYQDTRVTMILTLFAYWGIGLPVGYALGLTDWLGEPRGPSGLWEGLIVGLSCAALMLSIRLTRSARKRIRISRSMG from the coding sequence GTGAATTCCGTAACTGAACGCCCTGACGCCGTTTCCCTCAACCGCCCTGCCCGGGTTCGCCTGGAGCTGAAGAATCTGCTCGGCCTGGCCCTGCCGATCATGATCGCGCAACTGGCGACCACCGCCATGGGCTTCGTCGATGCGGTGATGGCCGGGCGCGTCGGGCCAAAGGATCTGGCGGCCGTGGCGCTGGGCAACTCGATCTGGGTGCCGGTGTTTCTGCTGATGACCGGCACCCTGCTGGCCACCACGCCGAAAGTCGCCCAGCGCTTCGGCGCCGGCACCCACAGCGAGATCGGCCCGATCGTGCGTCAGGCCTTGTGGCTGGCACTGGTGGTCGGACTGATGGCGACCGGCATGCTGTTCAGCGCCGAACCGATCCTGCACCTGATGAAAGTCGATCCGGAACTGATCGGCCCGTGCATGCAGTACCTGCACGGCATCGCCAGCGGTCTGCCAGCAGTGGCCTTCTACCATGTGCTGCGCTGCACCAGTGATGGCCTCGGCCGCACGCGGCCGGCGATGGTGTTGGGCCTGTGTGGGCTGGCGCTGAACATTCCGTTGAACTACGTGTTCATTTACGGTCACTTCGGCGTTCCGGCCATGGGCGGCGTCGGTTGCGGCTGGGCCACAGCGATCGTGATGTGGGTGATGGCGCTGGGCCTGGCCGGTTACGAGCGCTGGGCGCCAGCCTACAAGTCGAGCGAACTGTTCAGCCGTTTCGACTGGCCGCAATGGGCGGTGATCAAGCGCTTGCTGGCCATCGGTCTGCCGATCGGCGTCGCGGTGTTTGCCGAGTCGAGCATCTTCGCAGTGATCGCGCTGCTGATCGGCAGCCTCGGCGCCACGGTGGTGGCCGGGCACCAGATCGCGCTGAACGTCAGCTCGCTGGTGTTCATGATTCCGTATTCACTGGGCATGGCGGTGACCGTGCGGGTCGGTCAGGCACTGGGCCGTGAAGAACCCCGTGAAGCGCGTTTCGCGGCGGGTGTCGGCATGGGCACTGCGCTGGCCTACGCCTGCCTGTCGGCGAGCATGATGCTGCTGATGCGCGAGCACATTGCGGCGATCTACACCTCCGATCCGATGGTGATTCACATCGCCGCGATGCTGATCGTGTACTCCGCGCTGTTCCAGTTCTCCGACGCGATTCAGGTCACCGCCGCTGGCGCCCTGCGCGGTTATCAGGACACGCGGGTAACAATGATCCTCACGCTGTTCGCCTACTGGGGCATCGGCCTGCCGGTGGGTTACGCCCTCGGCCTGACCGACTGGCTCGGCGAGCCTCGCGGCCCGAGCGGCTTGTGGGAAGGCCTGATCGTCGGCCTGAGCTGTGCGGCGCTGATGCTGTCGATCCGCCTGACGCGCAGTGCGCGCAAACGCATTCGCATCAGCCGCTCGATGGGCTGA
- the tusA gene encoding sulfurtransferase TusA, with the protein MSEMINTPVDGTLDATGLNCPEPVMMLHQHIRDLVPGGLLKVIATDPSTRRDIPKFCVFLDHELVGQHEEAGTYLYWIRKKSG; encoded by the coding sequence ATGAGTGAAATGATCAATACGCCGGTCGACGGCACCCTTGACGCCACCGGCCTCAACTGCCCGGAGCCGGTGATGATGCTGCATCAGCACATTCGTGACCTGGTGCCCGGCGGCTTGCTCAAGGTGATCGCCACCGACCCGTCGACCCGCCGCGACATCCCCAAGTTCTGCGTGTTTCTCGACCATGAACTGGTGGGCCAGCACGAAGAAGCCGGGACCTATCTGTACTGGATCCGCAAGAAGTCCGGTTGA
- the rlmM gene encoding 23S rRNA (cytidine(2498)-2'-O)-methyltransferase RlmM yields the protein MNTLFMHCRPGFEGEVCSEISDLAAQLNVAGYAKAKPATACAEFVCTEEDGAERLMRGQRFAALIFPRQWARGLFIDLPETDRISVILAHMAEFPVCGSLWLEVVDTNDGKELSNFCKKFEGPLRKALTGAGKLVDDASKPRLLLTFKSGREVFLGLADAGNSAMWPMGIPRLKFPREAPSRSTLKLEEAWHHFIPRDQWEDRLHSDMTGVDLGAAPGGWTWQLVNRGMLVTAIDNGPMAESLMDTGLVQHLMADGFTFKPKQPVDWMVCDIVEKPARNAAMLEEWIGEGHCREAVVNLKLPMKQRYAEVKRLLERIADGFKARGIKVDIGCKQLYHDREEVTCHLRRHDVKKAKAR from the coding sequence ATGAACACCCTATTCATGCATTGCCGGCCAGGCTTCGAAGGCGAAGTCTGCTCGGAGATTTCCGACCTCGCCGCCCAACTGAACGTGGCCGGTTACGCCAAGGCCAAACCGGCGACCGCTTGCGCCGAGTTCGTCTGCACCGAAGAAGACGGCGCCGAGCGCCTGATGCGTGGCCAGCGTTTCGCCGCGCTGATCTTCCCGCGCCAGTGGGCGCGTGGACTTTTCATCGATCTGCCGGAAACCGACCGCATCAGCGTGATCCTCGCACACATGGCCGAATTCCCGGTGTGCGGCAGCTTGTGGTTGGAGGTCGTCGACACCAACGACGGCAAGGAACTGTCGAACTTCTGCAAGAAGTTCGAAGGCCCGCTACGCAAGGCGCTGACCGGCGCCGGCAAACTGGTGGACGACGCCAGCAAGCCACGCCTGCTGCTGACCTTCAAGAGCGGTCGTGAGGTGTTCCTCGGTCTGGCCGATGCCGGTAACTCGGCGATGTGGCCGATGGGCATTCCGCGTCTGAAATTTCCGCGCGAGGCGCCGAGCCGTTCGACCCTGAAGCTGGAAGAGGCCTGGCATCACTTCATTCCCCGCGATCAGTGGGAAGATCGCCTGCACAGCGACATGACCGGTGTCGACCTCGGCGCTGCGCCGGGCGGCTGGACCTGGCAACTGGTCAATCGCGGCATGCTGGTGACGGCCATCGACAACGGCCCGATGGCCGAAAGCCTGATGGACACCGGCCTGGTGCAGCACTTGATGGCCGACGGTTTCACCTTCAAACCAAAGCAACCGGTGGACTGGATGGTCTGCGACATCGTCGAGAAGCCGGCGCGCAACGCCGCGATGCTCGAAGAGTGGATCGGCGAGGGTCATTGCCGGGAAGCGGTGGTCAACCTCAAGTTGCCGATGAAGCAGCGTTACGCCGAAGTGAAGCGTCTGCTCGAGCGTATCGCCGATGGTTTCAAGGCCCGCGGGATCAAGGTCGATATCGGCTGCAAGCAGCTATACCACGACCGCGAGGAAGTGACCTGCCATTTGCGTCGCCATGACGTGAAGAAAGCCAAAGCCCGCTGA
- the acnA gene encoding aconitate hydratase AcnA — translation MPSLDSLNTLKTLKVDDKTYHYFSLPDAAKSLGNIDKLPMSLKVLLENLLRWEDEKTVTGADLKAIAAWLKERRSDREIQYRPARVLMQDFTGVPAVVDLAAMRAAMAKAGGDPQRINPLSPVDLVIDHSVMVDKFGSASAFEQNVDIEMQRNGERYAFLRWGQSAFDNFSVVPPGTGICHQVNLEYLGRTVWTKDEDGRTYAFPDTLVGTDSHTTMINGLGVLGWGVGGIEAEAAMLGQPVSMLIPEVIGFKLTGKLKEGITATDLVLTVTQMLRKKGVVGKFVEFYGDGLADLPLADRATIANMAPEYGATCGFFPVDDVTLEYLRLSGRPTEVVKLVEAYTKAQGLWRLPGQEPVFTDSLALDMGSVEASLAGPKRPQDRVSLPNVGQAFSDFLDLQFKPTSKEEGRLESEGGGGVAVGNADLVGETDYEYDGHTYRLKNGAVVIAAITSCTNTSNPSVMMAAGLLAKKAVEKGLTRKPWVKSSLAPGSKVVTDYYKAAGLTQYLDQLGFSLVGYGCTTCIGNSGPLPEPIEKAIQKADLTVASVLSGNRNFEGRVHPLVKTNWLASPPLVVAYALAGSVRTDISSEPLGNDQQGNPVYLRDIWPSSKEIADAVNQVNTAMFHKEYAEVFAGDEQWQAIEVPQAATYVWQADSTYIQHPPFFDDIAGPLPVIADVKGARVLALLGDSVTTDHISPAGNIKADSPAGRYLREQGVEPRDFNSYGSRRGNHEVMMRGTFANIRIRNEMLGGEEGGNTIYIPTGEKLAIYDAAMRYQASGTPLVVIAGQEYGTGSSRDWAAKGTNLLGVKAVIAESFERIHRSNLVGMGVLPLQFKLDQNRKSLNLTGKETLEIQGLTGVELTPRMNLTLVITREDGRQEKIEVLCRIDTLNEVEYFKSGGILHYVLRQLIAS, via the coding sequence ATGCCGTCCCTTGATAGCCTGAACACCCTTAAAACCTTGAAAGTCGATGACAAGACTTACCACTACTTCAGCCTGCCGGATGCTGCCAAAAGCCTGGGCAATATCGACAAGCTGCCCATGTCGTTGAAAGTCCTGCTGGAAAACCTGCTGCGCTGGGAAGATGAAAAAACCGTCACCGGCGCCGACCTCAAGGCGATTGCCGCGTGGCTCAAGGAGCGCCGCTCCGACCGGGAAATCCAGTACCGCCCTGCCCGGGTGCTGATGCAGGACTTTACCGGCGTACCGGCCGTGGTCGATCTGGCCGCGATGCGCGCCGCCATGGCCAAGGCTGGCGGCGATCCGCAGCGGATCAATCCGCTGTCGCCGGTGGATCTGGTGATCGACCACTCGGTGATGGTCGATAAATTCGGCAGCGCCAGCGCTTTCGAACAGAACGTCGACATCGAAATGCAGCGCAACGGCGAACGCTACGCCTTCCTGCGCTGGGGCCAGAGCGCCTTCGACAACTTCAGCGTGGTGCCGCCGGGCACCGGGATCTGCCACCAGGTCAACCTCGAATACCTCGGACGCACGGTGTGGACCAAGGACGAAGACGGCCGCACCTATGCCTTCCCCGACACACTGGTCGGCACCGACTCCCACACCACCATGATCAACGGCCTCGGCGTACTTGGCTGGGGCGTCGGCGGAATCGAGGCGGAAGCCGCGATGCTCGGGCAACCGGTGTCGATGCTGATTCCCGAAGTCATCGGCTTCAAACTCACCGGCAAGCTCAAGGAAGGCATCACCGCCACTGACCTGGTGCTGACCGTGACCCAGATGTTGCGCAAGAAAGGCGTGGTCGGCAAATTCGTCGAGTTCTATGGCGACGGCCTCGCCGACCTGCCGCTGGCCGACCGCGCGACCATCGCCAACATGGCCCCGGAATACGGTGCGACCTGCGGTTTCTTCCCGGTCGATGACGTAACCCTCGAATACCTGCGCCTCTCCGGCCGCCCGACTGAAGTGGTGAAACTGGTCGAGGCCTACACCAAGGCTCAGGGCCTGTGGCGTCTGCCCGGTCAGGAACCGGTGTTCACCGACAGCCTGGCGCTGGACATGGGCAGCGTCGAAGCCAGCCTCGCCGGGCCGAAACGCCCACAGGACCGGGTGTCCCTGCCGAATGTCGGCCAGGCCTTCAGTGACTTCCTCGACCTGCAATTCAAACCCACCAGCAAGGAAGAAGGACGTCTGGAAAGCGAGGGCGGCGGCGGTGTCGCCGTGGGCAATGCCGATCTTGTCGGTGAAACGGATTACGAGTACGACGGCCACACTTATCGCCTGAAAAACGGCGCGGTGGTGATTGCCGCGATCACCTCCTGTACCAACACCTCCAACCCGAGCGTGATGATGGCCGCCGGCCTGCTGGCGAAAAAAGCCGTGGAGAAAGGTCTGACGCGCAAGCCGTGGGTGAAGAGTTCATTGGCACCGGGTTCGAAAGTAGTCACCGATTACTACAAAGCCGCCGGGCTTACGCAGTACCTCGATCAACTCGGTTTTTCATTGGTGGGCTACGGCTGCACCACCTGCATCGGCAACTCCGGACCACTGCCGGAGCCGATCGAAAAAGCCATCCAGAAAGCCGACCTGACCGTCGCTTCGGTGCTGTCCGGCAACCGCAACTTCGAAGGCCGGGTGCATCCGCTGGTGAAAACCAACTGGCTGGCGTCACCGCCGCTGGTGGTTGCCTACGCCCTGGCCGGCAGTGTGCGCACCGATATCAGCAGCGAACCGCTGGGCAACGACCAACAGGGCAATCCGGTTTACCTGCGTGATATCTGGCCAAGCAGCAAGGAAATCGCCGACGCGGTGAATCAGGTCAACACGGCGATGTTCCACAAGGAGTACGCCGAGGTGTTTGCCGGTGACGAACAGTGGCAAGCCATCGAAGTGCCGCAAGCCGCGACCTACGTCTGGCAGGCAGATTCGACTTACATCCAGCATCCGCCGTTCTTCGATGACATCGCCGGGCCATTGCCGGTGATCGCCGATGTGAAAGGCGCGCGAGTGCTGGCGCTGTTAGGCGATTCGGTGACCACTGACCACATCTCCCCCGCCGGCAACATCAAGGCCGACAGCCCGGCCGGGCGTTACCTGCGCGAGCAAGGCGTCGAGCCACGGGACTTCAACTCCTACGGTTCGCGCCGCGGCAACCACGAAGTGATGATGCGCGGCACTTTCGCCAACATCCGCATCCGCAACGAAATGCTCGGCGGCGAAGAAGGTGGCAACACGATCTACATTCCGACCGGAGAAAAACTGGCGATCTACGATGCAGCCATGCGTTATCAAGCTTCGGGAACACCACTGGTGGTGATTGCCGGGCAAGAATACGGCACCGGCTCCAGCCGCGACTGGGCCGCCAAGGGCACCAACCTGCTTGGGGTGAAAGCAGTGATCGCCGAAAGCTTCGAGCGAATCCACCGTTCCAACCTGGTAGGCATGGGCGTGCTGCCGTTGCAGTTCAAGCTGGATCAAAACCGCAAGAGCCTGAACCTCACCGGCAAGGAAACCCTGGAGATTCAGGGTCTGACCGGAGTCGAGCTGACGCCAAGGATGAACCTGACCCTGGTGATCACCCGAGAAGACGGGCGTCAGGAGAAAATCGAAGTGCTGTGCCGCATCGACACCCTTAACGAGGTGGAGTACTTCAAGTCCGGCGGGATCCTGCATTACGTGTTGCGGCAGTTGATCGCTTCGTAA